In one window of Notolabrus celidotus isolate fNotCel1 chromosome 17, fNotCel1.pri, whole genome shotgun sequence DNA:
- the ezh2 gene encoding histone-lysine N-methyltransferase EZH2, with protein MVLTGKRSEKGPACWKRRVKSEYMRLRQLKRFRRADEVKSMFNTNRQKILERTDILNQEWKTRRIQPVHIMTSVGSLRGTRECTVDSGFSEFPRQVIPLKTLNAVASVPVMYSWSPLQQNFMVEDETVLHNIPYMGDEILDQDGTFIEELIKNYDGKVHGDRECGFINDEIFVELVSALSQYSDNEDDDEEEEPDFKVEKMELCDGKEHPEDSRKDGHINNESRTSSNDSSKKFPSDKIFEAISSMFPDKGSTEELKEKYKELTEQQLPGALPPECTPNIDGPNARSVQREQSLHSFHTLFCRRCFKYDCFLHPFHATPNTYKRKNLENLVDSKPCSMDCYMYLVQDGMVNEYPAGVVAERPKTPSKRTVGRRRGRLPNSNSRPSTPTVSSETKDTDSDPEGSKDEERDNDNDNDKDDDDKKDDNTSSSEGNSRCQTPVKMKLTSEAEAVDWSGAEASLFRVLIGTYYDNFCAIARLIGTKTCRQVYEFRVKESSIIARAPTEDEDTPPRKKKRKHRLWATHCRKIQLKKDGSSNHVYNYQPCDHPRQPCDSSCPCVTAQNFCEKFCQCSSECQNRFPGCRCKAQCNTKQCPCYLAVRECDPDLCLTCGAADHWDSKNVSCKNCSIQRGAKKHLLLAPSDVAGWGIFIKEPVQKNEFISEYCGEIISQDEADRRGKVYDKYMCSFLFNLNNDFVVDATRKGNKIRFANHSVNPNCYAKVMMVNGDHRIGIFAKRAIQTGEELFFDYRYSQADALKYVGIEREMELA; from the exons ATGGTGCTTACAGGGAAGCGCTCAGAGAAGGGTCCCGCCTGCTGGAAGAGGAGGGTGAAGTCTGAATACATGAGGCTGCGGCAGCTCAAGCGCTTCAGACGGGCCGACGAGGTCAAG AGCATGTTTAACACAAACCGTCAGAAGATCCTGGAGCGGACCGACATCTTAAACCAGGAATGGAAGACCAGGCGGATCCAGCCGGTTCACATCATGACCTCTGTCGGCTCTTTAAGAGGCACCCGAGAG TGCACAGTGGACAGTGGGTTCTCCGAGTTCCCCCGACAGGTCATCCCCCTGAAGACTCTCAACGCCGTGGCCTCGGTCCCCGTCATGTACTCCTGGTCTCCGCTGCAGCAGAACTTCATG GTGGAGGATGAGACTGTGCTCCATAACATCCCCTACATGGGAGACGAGATCCTGGACCAGGACGGTACTTTCATTGAAGAGCTCATAAAAAACTATGATGGGAAAGTCCATGGGGACAGAG AGTGCGGCTTCATCAATGATGAGATATTTGTGGAGCTGGTCAGCGCTCTGTCTCAGTACAGTGACAACGAGGACgacgatgaggaggaggagccggACTTTAAGGTAGAGAAGATGGAGCTGTGCGATGGCAAAGAGCATCCAGAGGACTCCCGCAAGGACGGCCACATTAACAATGAGA GTCGAACCAGCAGCAACGACAGCAGCAAGAAGTTTCCCTCCGACAAGATTTTTGAAGCTATTTCCTCCATGTTTCCAGACAAAGGCTCCACAGAGGAGCTCAAAGAGAA gtacaaggagctgacagagcagcagctgcCCGGCGCGCTGCCCCCTGAATGCACCCCGAACATCGACGGGCCGAACGCTCGCTCGGTGCAGCGTGAGCAGAGCCTGCACTCGTTCCACACGCTCTTCTGCAGACGCTGCTTCAAATACGACTGCTTCCTCCACC CTTTCCACGCGACTCCAAACACGTACAAGCGCAAGAACCTGGAGAACCTGGTGGACAGCAAACCCTGCAGCATGGACTGCTACATGTACCTGGTTCAG GATGGGATGGTGAACGAGTACCCTGCAGGCGTGGTCGCTGAGCGGCCTAAGACGCCATCAAAGCGCACGGTGGGCCGCCGCCGGGGGAGACTGCCCAACAGCAACAGCCGGCCGAGCACCCCGACTGTTTCCTCAGAAACCAAAGACACGGACAGCGACCCCGAGGGCAGCAAAGACGAAGAGCGAGACAACGACAATGACAACGACAAAGACGATGACGACAAGAAGGACGACAACACCAGCAGCTCAG agggAAACTCGCGTTGTCAGACTCCGGTGAAGATGAAGCTGACGAGTGAAGCTGAAGCGGTGGATTGGAGCGGGGCTGAAGCTTCCCTCTTCAGAGTCCTCATCGGGACGTACTACGACAACTTCTGTGCCATCGCACGGCTCATCGGCACCAAGACCTGCAGACAG GTTTACGAGTTCAGGGTCAAAGAGTCCAGCATCATCGCTCGAGCTCCCACTGAAGACGAGGACACGCCGcccaggaagaagaagaggaaacacagactgtGGGCCACTCACTGCAGGAAGATCCAGCTGaagaaag ACGGCTCGTCCAATCACGTGTATAACTACCAGCCATGTGACCACCCTCGGCAGCCCTGTGACTCCTCGTGTCCCTGTGTGACCGCTCAGAACTTCTGTGAGAAGTTTTGCCAGTGCAGCTCTGAgt GTCAGAACCGTTTCCCGGGTTGTCGGTGCAAAGCTCAGTGCAACACCAAGCAGTGTCCCTGCTACCTGGCTGTGAGGGAGTGCGACCCCGACCTCTGTCTGACCTGCGGAGCTGCGGATCACTGGGACAGCAAGAACGTGTCCTGCAAGAACTGCTCCATCCAGAGAGGCGCCAAGAAG cATCTGCTGCTCGCCCCGTCAGACGTCGCAGGTTGGGGAATCTTCATCAAAGAGCCGGTCCAGAAAAACGAGTTCATCTCTGAGTACTGTGGAGAG atCATCTCTCAGGATGAAGCCGACCGCAGAGGGAAGGTGTATGACAAATACATGTGCAGCTTCCTCTTCAACCTCAACAacg ACTTCGTTGTTGACGCCACgaggaaaggaaacaaaatccgCTTTGCCAATCATTCTGTCAACCCGAACTGCTATGCAAAAG TGATGATGGTGAACGGGGATCACAGGATAGGAATCTTTGCTAAGAGAGCCATTCAGACGGGAGAGGAGCTCTTCTTTGACTACAG GTACAGCCAGGCTGACGCTCTTAAGTACGTCGGGATCGAGCGAGAGATGGAGCTCGCCTGA
- the LOC117829353 gene encoding NACHT, LRR and PYD domains-containing protein 1b allele 3-like, translated as MRRALSRICRERSQQRQSQLRPVERSPYEGSYPPLRRLVGGYRPDAHSSSIDTYDCLPPELIDSTIKTHTILPFGDFNSNPQIYDSIPTCSLSTPPSVPDLPGPQDQPSVLLDLAVTEGIRAQAELSSVWSEAESGRDVDALEELDAAVTAESCSVTNTLPTHPQIQTCSSGPARTEGVSGSLAHSHSSPSLSHVTSAENRTLTRACSLPKLLLKSSCEQFTPDITADEDQETYRFLCSCSGLYQCSVTGLVFHMEREGEVVYRTVPWDRRLLSHHHKRPAGPLFDIKCEQQSVCQLHLPHCEIRSTGGAQFLRVAHVDEEGMEFIDPHKITETHVVINISGFSAYGNVKDGDSPPDPVRALVLLFYRPPADPDPSSLLNVLLLPRNVAFRDVLRYRKKLDGDERYIETSPHCKLRPQQDYSLSTCPEDDSVLVEPTTAEFDADNYDNYFPSFQVTLETPLKHLKLVLRDSSHSVWERRVCLSSSGVQRSWGQSAQNLKPDQSLFDIRISFLDGVSEPVLKTLLDKLFEKKVMSDSERESVDEMRNRRDKACVVIDTVRRKGEAASSEMIQALCELDPFFSEHLGLM; from the coding sequence ATGAGGAGAGCTCTGTCCAGGATTTGCAGAGAAAGGTCTCAACAGAGACAGTCTCAACTCCGTCCTGTCGAGAGGTCTCCCTATGAAGGATCTTATCCTCCATTACGAAGACTCGTAGGAGGATATCGGCCAGATGCTCATTCCTCTTCTATAGACACATATGACTGTCTTCCCCCTGAGTTAATAGACTCTACTATCAAGACCCATACCATTCTACCATTTGGGGACTTCAACTCAAATCCCCAAATTTATGATAGTATCCCAACCTGCTCTCTGTCCACACCTCCATCCGTTCCTGACCTCCCAGGTCCTCAagaccagccttcagtcctcctggACTTAGCTGTCACTGAAGGGATCAGAGCTCAAGCTGAGCTGTCTTCAGTCTGGTCTGAAGCTGAGTCAGGGCGTGACGTTGATGCTTTGGAGGAGCTGGATGCAGCTGTTACAGCCGAGAGCTGCTCAGTCACAAACACCCTGCCGACCCATCCTCAGATCCAAACCTGCTCCTCAGGTCCTGCTCGGACTGAAGGAGTCTCTGGATCTCTGGCTCATTCTCACAGCTCCCCCTCACTGAGTCACGTGACCTCTGCAGAGAACAGAACCTTAACCCGAGCATGTAGCTTACCTAAGCTGCTGTTAAAAAGCAGCTGTGAGCAGTTTACACCTGATATCACTGCTGATGAAGACCAGGAAACCTACAGGTTCCTGTGCTCCTGCTCGGGCCTGTACCAGTGCAGCGTGACAGGTCTGGTGTTCCACATGGAGCGAGAAGGGGAGGTGGTCTACAGGACGGTTCCCTGGGACAGGAGGCTGCTTTCCCATCATCACAAGCGGCCTGCAGGACCGCTGTTTGACATCAAATGtgagcagcagagtgtgtgtcagcTCCACCTCCCACACTGTGAGATCCGGTCCACAGGTGGAGCTCAGTTCTTGAGGGTGGCTCATGTGGATGAAGAGGGCATGGAGTTTATCGACCCTCATAAGATCACAGAAACTCACGTGGTCATAAACATCTCAGGCTTCTCTGCTTACGGTAACGTCAAAGATGGAGACTCACCACCTGACCCGGTCCGAGCGCTGGTTCTGCTGTTCTACAGGCCCCCGGCTGATCCggatccctcctccctcctcaatGTGTTGTTATTACCGAGGAACGTGGCGTTCAGGGACGTGCTGCGCTACAGGAAGAAGTTAGATGGAGACGAGCGCTACATAGAGACGTCCCCACACTGTAAACTGCGGCCACAGCAGGACTACAGTCTGTCCACCTGTCCTGAAGACGACTCGGTCCTGGTGGAACCAACAACAGCAGAGTTTGACGCTGACAACTATGACAACTACTTCCCATCGTTCCAGGTGACTTTAGAAACCCCCCTGAAGCACCTGAAGCTGGTTTTGAGAGACAGCTCCCACAGTGTCTGGGAGAGACGGGTTTGTCTCTCATCCTCTGGAGTCCAAAGGTCCTGGGGACAGAGTGCTCAGAATCTGAAACCAGACCAGAGTCTGTTTGATATACGGATCAGCTTCCTCGATGGGGTATCAGAGCCCGTCCTCAAAACTCTGCTGGACAAACTGTTTGAGAAAAAGGTGATGAGTGACTCTGAGCGGGAGTCAGTGGACGAGATGAGAAACAGAAGAGACAAAGCTTGTGTTGTTATCGACACGGTGAGGAGGAAAggtgaagctgccagttcagagATGATCCAGGCTCTCTGTGAGCTCGACCCCTTCTTCTCTGAACACCTGGGACTGATGTGA